The Enterococcus sp. 7F3_DIV0205 genome has a window encoding:
- a CDS encoding GntR family transcriptional regulator, whose product MLLEIDAQSQTPIYQQICHQLIIGIAKNKLKPGEMLPSVRQMADEIGVNMMTVSKAYTLLKSDGYILTDRRNGTKVAEKKSLDPLFQQRFLNDLELLLAEASIHQLSENKIQEEVKQIYKKFEQ is encoded by the coding sequence ATGTTATTGGAAATAGACGCTCAAAGTCAAACACCGATTTATCAACAAATTTGTCATCAACTCATTATCGGAATTGCTAAAAATAAGCTGAAACCTGGTGAAATGCTTCCTTCTGTTCGACAAATGGCTGACGAAATTGGTGTGAATATGATGACGGTTTCAAAGGCATATACTTTATTGAAAAGTGATGGTTATATTTTGACTGATCGTCGAAACGGGACTAAAGTAGCTGAAAAAAAATCGCTGGATCCTCTATTTCAACAACGATTTTTAAATGATCTAGAGCTATTATTAGCGGAGGCTTCTATCCATCAACTATCAGAAAACAAAATACAAGAGGAAGTCAAACAGATTTACAAAAAATTTGAACAGTAA